From one Syntrophorhabdaceae bacterium genomic stretch:
- the hslV gene encoding ATP-dependent protease subunit HslV has product MEATTVLCVRHNGGIAIGGDGQVTMNATVMKHTAKKVRKLYHDKCLAGFAGATADAFTLFERFEKKLEQFNGNIMRASVELAKDWRTDRLLRRLEALLIIADSDHTLILSGNGDVIEPDDGIAAIGSGGPYAQAAAKALVRHASLSAVDIVKEAMAIASDICIYTNERVTIEEL; this is encoded by the coding sequence ATGGAAGCCACTACTGTTTTGTGCGTCAGACACAACGGGGGAATTGCTATTGGGGGGGACGGACAGGTCACAATGAACGCCACCGTGATGAAGCACACGGCAAAAAAGGTCCGAAAGCTCTATCACGATAAATGCCTTGCCGGTTTCGCGGGAGCCACTGCGGATGCCTTTACGCTCTTCGAGCGTTTTGAGAAGAAGCTCGAACAATTCAACGGCAACATCATGCGGGCGTCTGTGGAACTTGCCAAGGACTGGAGGACGGACAGGCTGCTCAGAAGGCTTGAGGCCCTCCTTATCATTGCCGACAGCGACCATACGCTCATCCTTTCCGGCAACGGTGATGTCATCGAACCCGACGACGGCATAGCGGCCATCGGTTCCGGCGGTCCCTATGCGCAGGCGGCGGCAAAGGCGCTTGTCAGGCATGCGTCGCTCAGTGCCGTGGACATCGTCAAGGAGGCAATGGCCATCGCGTCGGACATATGCATTTACACGAATGAAAGGGTAACCATAGAGGAACTTTAA
- a CDS encoding tyrosine recombinase XerC, translated as MDKQTIKVVAKEFYKYLDNEKGAAFNTRRAYRSDVEDFIRFVEQRPDEIVDHDTIRAYIVDIYKGLKKSSLSRKVSAIKVFFRFMKKKGYIDENTALIIRSPRIEKHLPKFYTIDEMFHFLDFLPRDGWLNIRNRAIFELMYSTGMRASEVLAMDREGLHLEGMWARVMGKGGKERVLPFGEKAKQALEEYLEMVGKMGKFSIDKALFINFRGERLTYRGLLRIMKKHQIKAQLFKNLALHGIRHSFATHMLDNGADLRGIQELLGHSKLSTTQRYTHVSMDKLMEIYDKSHPRR; from the coding sequence ATGGACAAGCAGACCATCAAGGTTGTCGCGAAAGAGTTCTACAAATATCTCGACAACGAGAAGGGGGCCGCCTTCAACACGAGGAGGGCATACCGGAGCGATGTCGAGGATTTTATCCGGTTCGTGGAGCAAAGGCCTGACGAGATCGTCGACCACGATACAATACGTGCCTATATCGTTGATATCTACAAAGGTCTCAAGAAATCGTCGCTGTCTCGGAAGGTCTCTGCGATCAAGGTTTTTTTCAGGTTCATGAAGAAAAAGGGCTATATCGACGAGAACACCGCTCTCATTATCCGCAGTCCCAGGATAGAGAAGCATCTCCCCAAGTTCTACACCATTGACGAGATGTTCCACTTTCTCGATTTCCTGCCCAGGGATGGATGGCTCAACATTCGCAACAGGGCGATCTTTGAGCTCATGTATTCTACGGGCATGAGGGCGAGCGAGGTCCTTGCCATGGACAGGGAAGGCCTTCACCTCGAGGGCATGTGGGCGAGGGTAATGGGCAAAGGCGGGAAGGAAAGGGTCCTTCCCTTTGGCGAAAAGGCAAAACAGGCCCTTGAGGAATACCTCGAGATGGTCGGGAAGATGGGCAAATTCAGTATAGACAAGGCCCTTTTCATCAATTTCCGGGGTGAGCGTCTCACCTACCGGGGGCTTTTGAGAATAATGAAGAAGCATCAGATCAAGGCGCAGCTCTTCAAGAACCTGGCCCTCCACGGGATCAGGCATTCCTTCGCCACACACATGCTGGATAACGGGGCCGATCTCAGGGGCATTCAGGAGCTGCTCGGTCATTCCAAGCTCTCCACAACACAAAGATATACCCATGTCTCCATGGACAAACTCATGGAGATATACGACAAATCCCATCCGAGAAGGTAA
- the der gene encoding ribosome biogenesis GTPase Der: protein MNKKERLISIVGRPNVGKSTFFNRVIGYRKAITEDTPGVTRDRNYGSFDMGGRSFLLVDTGGFSSSEEDGFSKLIMKQIEASLGESAAVIFLLDGKEGVMPADRDIARMLRKLHKPVFYVVNKMDSKKREEGLVDFYELGADTLYPVSSAHGLGIGDLLDDVCTGIEEGGGEEEEEVGGQTSITRIALVGKPNTGKSSVANCILGSERMIVSEIPGTTRDSVDSRIIFNERELVLIDTAGLRKKGKISEKVEEYSVSSAVRSIERADVVNLVVDAAEGLGHQEGSIAHLILSRGKGLCIVINKWDLVADQFTHETYRDMVYERIPHASFAPVVFCSAKLGTGIDGILDMDLAVYEQLTTRIGTAVLNKAFGDFFARHDISYQKGRQVKIFYASQAKALPPTFILFSNQPRLVPDHYRRYLENSLREEFGFMGAPIRLVLKKK from the coding sequence ATGAATAAAAAAGAACGTCTTATCAGTATCGTGGGAAGACCGAACGTTGGCAAGTCGACCTTCTTCAACAGGGTGATCGGGTACCGCAAGGCCATCACGGAAGACACCCCCGGCGTGACGAGGGACCGCAACTATGGTTCCTTTGATATGGGAGGGCGCAGTTTCCTCCTTGTCGATACGGGAGGATTCTCGTCGTCTGAAGAGGATGGGTTCTCGAAGCTCATCATGAAGCAGATCGAGGCGTCCCTTGGGGAATCGGCGGCCGTGATATTCCTTCTCGACGGAAAGGAAGGCGTAATGCCCGCCGACCGCGACATCGCCCGGATGTTGAGAAAGCTCCACAAACCCGTCTTTTATGTTGTAAACAAGATGGATTCCAAGAAGCGCGAAGAAGGTCTTGTCGATTTCTATGAACTGGGGGCCGATACGTTGTATCCCGTGAGCTCCGCCCACGGCCTTGGCATCGGAGACCTCCTCGACGATGTCTGCACGGGAATAGAGGAAGGGGGCGGCGAAGAAGAGGAGGAAGTTGGAGGGCAGACTTCTATCACCAGGATTGCCCTCGTGGGAAAGCCTAATACGGGGAAATCTTCCGTTGCCAATTGTATTCTGGGCTCGGAGAGGATGATAGTCAGCGAGATTCCCGGCACCACCCGTGATTCCGTCGATTCCCGGATCATCTTCAACGAAAGAGAACTGGTTCTCATCGACACGGCGGGTTTGAGAAAAAAGGGCAAGATCTCCGAAAAGGTGGAGGAGTATTCCGTTTCGAGCGCGGTCAGGAGCATCGAGCGTGCAGATGTGGTGAATCTCGTTGTCGACGCTGCCGAAGGCCTCGGCCACCAGGAAGGCAGCATCGCGCATCTCATACTATCGAGAGGCAAAGGCCTGTGCATTGTCATCAACAAGTGGGACCTCGTAGCGGATCAGTTCACGCATGAGACTTACCGGGACATGGTCTATGAGAGAATTCCCCATGCCTCCTTTGCCCCCGTGGTCTTCTGTTCGGCCAAGCTCGGGACCGGGATAGACGGCATCCTTGACATGGACCTCGCCGTCTACGAGCAGTTGACGACCAGGATCGGCACCGCTGTTCTCAACAAGGCTTTCGGCGATTTCTTCGCCCGCCACGACATCTCCTACCAGAAGGGCAGACAGGTGAAGATATTCTACGCCAGCCAGGCAAAGGCCCTGCCGCCGACCTTCATCCTCTTTTCCAACCAACCCCGCCTTGTGCCCGATCACTACCGAAGGTACCTCGAAAACAGCCTCCGCGAAGAATTCGGTTTCATGGGCGCACCCATAAGACTGGTACTGAAGAAGAAATGA
- the hslU gene encoding ATP-dependent protease ATPase subunit HslU, whose amino-acid sequence MKQLTPKEITEELDRFIIGQNKAKKAVSVALRNRWRRQMIPADLRDEVAPKNIIMIGPTGVGKTEIARRLAKLANAPFLKIEATKFTEVGYVGRDVESMIRDLTELSVNMLKKEENERVKEKATIMAEERILDLLIPKRKSAAAEEEESPDQSREKMRVRFRAGSLKDRLVELEVPDRALPMIEIFSSQGMEEMDMQLRDMFGNMLPQKTKRRKMKVGEAYELLIQEESRKLIDMDRVTSDAVDRVEQSGIIFLDEIDKIASRDHGHGPDVSREGVQRDILPIVEGTTVTTKYGMVKTDHILFIAAGAFHMSKPADLIPELQGRFPIRVELDALNGDDFYRIITEPENALIKQYRALLKTEEVDLEFDEEAIREITDIAQRINEMTENIGARRLYTVMEKLLDDISFTAPDLKGQRVDVSKAYVREKLGEFLDKEDLSRYIL is encoded by the coding sequence ATGAAACAATTAACACCGAAGGAGATCACGGAGGAACTTGACCGGTTCATCATCGGTCAGAACAAGGCTAAGAAGGCCGTATCGGTGGCGCTTCGCAACCGGTGGCGGCGCCAGATGATACCCGCGGACCTGCGCGACGAGGTCGCGCCCAAGAACATCATCATGATCGGCCCCACAGGCGTGGGCAAGACCGAGATCGCCCGCAGGCTCGCCAAACTGGCGAACGCCCCCTTTCTCAAGATCGAGGCGACGAAATTCACCGAAGTCGGATATGTCGGCAGGGACGTGGAATCGATGATCAGGGACCTCACTGAGCTTTCTGTGAACATGCTGAAGAAGGAAGAGAATGAGCGGGTCAAGGAAAAGGCCACGATCATGGCGGAGGAGAGGATCCTCGACCTTCTCATTCCGAAGAGGAAAAGCGCGGCGGCGGAGGAAGAGGAGAGTCCCGACCAGTCACGGGAAAAGATGCGCGTGCGTTTCCGGGCGGGAAGTCTCAAGGACCGCCTTGTGGAACTCGAGGTCCCCGACCGGGCGCTTCCCATGATAGAGATATTCTCTTCCCAGGGAATGGAAGAGATGGATATGCAGCTTCGGGACATGTTCGGCAACATGCTTCCCCAGAAGACCAAGCGGCGCAAGATGAAGGTCGGTGAGGCTTACGAACTCCTGATACAGGAAGAGTCCCGGAAGCTTATCGACATGGACAGGGTCACTTCCGATGCCGTCGACAGGGTGGAACAATCGGGTATCATCTTCCTCGACGAGATCGACAAGATAGCGAGCCGAGATCACGGGCACGGGCCGGATGTTTCCCGCGAAGGCGTCCAAAGGGATATCCTCCCCATCGTGGAAGGCACAACGGTCACCACGAAATACGGCATGGTGAAGACGGACCACATACTCTTCATTGCCGCCGGGGCCTTTCACATGTCCAAACCGGCGGACCTCATCCCTGAGCTGCAGGGTCGTTTCCCCATCCGGGTGGAGCTCGATGCCTTGAACGGGGACGATTTCTACCGGATCATCACGGAACCGGAGAACGCGCTTATCAAGCAATACAGGGCCCTCCTGAAAACGGAGGAAGTGGACCTGGAATTCGATGAGGAGGCCATCCGGGAGATCACGGACATAGCCCAGCGGATCAACGAGATGACGGAGAACATCGGTGCCCGGAGGCTGTACACGGTGATGGAAAAACTGCTCGATGATATCTCCTTCACGGCACCGGACCTGAAAGGCCAGAGGGTCGACGTTTCGAAGGCTTATGTTCGTGAGAAACTGGGAGAGTTTCTGGACAAAGAGGATCTGAGCAGGTACATTCTCTAA